In Apium graveolens cultivar Ventura chromosome 10, ASM990537v1, whole genome shotgun sequence, the following are encoded in one genomic region:
- the LOC141691990 gene encoding uncharacterized protein LOC141691990: MAENTENNQNNQAPVMDQSQNHTSPYYLHPSDNPDMKLVNIKFDGTGYGDWKRSMLISLSTKNKTGFVDGTITKPLIADPNYKGWERCNSMMISRLLGVLDQSIARSVLYFNTAHDIWINLEECYGQASGIRGNILVMNPLPAISHAYRLLLQEENHKKLLHPAHSSEEVMDFATNIRSFNFRPQGGSGSSFRPQSGESRGKFSSYFCDHCKMTGHTARRCYKLHGYSSHFKNDN, from the exons ATGGCTGAGAATACTgaaaataatcaaaacaatcaAGCTCCCGTTATGGATCAATCTCAAAATCATACTTCTCCTTATTATCTTCATCCTTCTGATAATCCTGACATGAAATTGGTTAATATCAAATTTGATGGAACTGGCTATGGCGATTGGAAACGTTCTATGTTGATTAGCTTATCAACAAAGAATAAAACTGGTTTTGTTGATGGCACAATTACAAAGCCTTTGATTGCAGATCCAAATTATAAGGGTTGGGAACGTTGTAACAGTATGATGATTTCTAGGTTACTTGGAGTGTTAGATCAGAGTATTGCTAGGAGTGTTCTATATTTCAACACAGCTCATGACATTTGGATCAATTTGGAAGAATGCTATGGTCAAGCATCTG GAATCAGAGGCAACATTCTTGTTATGAATCCATTGCCTGCTATATCACATGCTTATAGATTGTTGCTTCAGGAAGAAAATCACAAGAAGTTGTTGCATCCTGCTCATTCATCAGAAGAAGTCATGGATTTTGCTACAAATATAAGAAGTTTCAATTTCAGACCACAAGGTGGATCTGGTTCTAGTTTCAGACCTCAGTCTGGAGAAAGCAGAGGAAAATTCAGTTCTTACTTTTGTGATCACTGCAAAATGACTGGCCACACTGCTCGGAGATGCTATAAGTTACATGGATATTCATCACATTTCAAGAATGACAATTGA